The Winogradskyella schleiferi genome contains the following window.
TTCCTTTTGGTTTTCCAGTTGAACCAGATGTATAAAGAATAAACAAAGGGTCTTCTGCATCCATAATTTCAGCAACACAATCTGAATAAGCCTCCTCCAAAAGTGGCTCTAACCAATGATCGCGTCCTTCTTTCATGTTGATTTCTGAATTGATTCTTTTCACAACCAAAACAGATTCAATACCTGGTGTATCATTTAAAGCGTCATCCACAATGCCTTTTAAATCAATCGTCTTGGCGCCACGATAAGACCCATCTGAAGTTATGACCATTTTGGCATTACAATCATTAATTCTTGAAGAAACCGCTGTTGAAGAAAATCCAGCAAAAACAACCGAATGAATCGCACCAATGCGAGCACATGCCAACACAGAAATTGCCAATTCTGGAATCATTGGCAAGTAAATACAAACCACATCGCCTTTTTTAATGCCTTTATCCTTCAGCACATTGGCTAATTTGCACACACGTTCATGCAATTGTTTGTAAGAAATATGTTCCGCTTCTTCTTCCGGATTGTTGGGTTCAAATAAGATTGCCGTTTTATCTCTTCTGGTGTGTAAATGTCTATCCAAACAATTTTCGGTAATGTTGACTTTAGCATCTTCAAACCATTTGAATTTGGCATTTTTGAAATCATAACTCAACACATTAGACCATTTTTTTCGCCATACAAAATGTTCTTCAGCTATTTCTTCCCAGAATTGTTCTGGATTTCGTACTGATTTTCTATAGACTTGAAAATATTCTTCAAACTGTTTGATGTGATAATTACTCATTTTTTAAACGTTGTTTTTTGAGCTGAAAAAGGTAGTTATTTTGAATTAAAAAAAGAAGCTTCTTCCTCAGTTAATAACCGAGAATGAATCAAAAATCGAAGTCCAAGTGGAATCTCCAATGAAAAGCTCGCACCTCGACCTTCTGTTATATCAACAGTTAAGTGCGTGTGTTTCCAATATTCAAACTGATCTTGGTTCATATAAAAATTCACACCTTCAACTGCTCCTAAAAGAATATCACTTTCATCTAAATACATATCGTCTTTTTCGAAAATCATAGGTGAAGAACCATCGCAACAACCTCCACTTTGATGAAAAATTAAATCGCCGTGCTTTGCTTTTAGTTGCTTAACTATTTCTGCCGCTCTATCTGTAATTTCTACGCGTTTCATGTGTTTATATCTATCGTTTTTCAATGGTCAGATGGAACATCCATATAATCATTGTCTTGGATATCAAAATTTAGTAATGAATGTTTCATAACATTAAGATATTAAAAAAGGCCGAATCAAAGAAATCAATTCAGCCTTAATCAGCTATTAATATTTTTTAAAAGAAGCCCAATTTATTCTTATCATAAGAGATGAGCATATTTTTGGTTTGTCTGTAATGGCTCATCATCATAAGATGGTTTTCCCTACCAAATCCAGATTTTTTATAACCTCCAAATGGTGCGTGAGCTGGATAGGCATGATAGCAATTTACCCAAACCCGGCCTGCTTTTATTGCTCTTGGTATTTGATATAACTGATGTGCATCTCGTGTCCAAACGCCAGCTCCAAGACCGTACATAGTATCGTTGGCAATTTCTATGGCTTCAGCTTCATCTTTAAATTTAGTAACACAAACTACGGGTCCAAAAATCTCTTCTTGAAATACACGCATTTTATTATGACCTTCCAATATGGTTGGTTTAATGTAATAGCCATTGGCTAAATCGCCATCCAATTTGTTCGCTTCACCTCCTGTTAAGACCTTTGCACCTTCATCTTTTCCAATTTTGAAATAGGATTGAATTTTTTCATATTGATCGTTAGAGGCTTGTGCTCCAACCATGCAATTAGAATCATAAGGACTTGTTTGCACTATTGCTTTTGTTCTCGCTACAACACGTTCCATAAATTTGTCATAGATATCTTCCTGCACTAAAATTCTAGAAGGACATGTACATACTTCTCCTTGATTAAAAGCAAATAAAACAGCACCTTCAATGGCTTTGTCCAAAAATGCATCGTCTTCATCCATCACACTATTAAAGAACACATTTGGAGACTTTCCTCCTAATTCCATGGTTACAGGATTCAGGTTTTTTGACGCATACTGCATAATTAATTGTCCTGTTGTGGTTTCACCCGTAAACGCCACTTTATCCACCTTAGAGCTTGAAGCTAGCGGTTTCCCTGCTTCTGGACCGAAGCCGTGTATAATATTTAGAACACCTGGTGGGAACACCTCTGCAATTTTTTCCATTAATAAGGTTGCAGAAGATGGCGTTTGCTCTGCTGGTTTTAAGACCACGCAATTACCCGTTGCTAAAGCTGGAGGCAATTTCCATGATAACATTAACAAGGGGAAATTCCATGGAATAATCTGGCCAATCACACCAAGTGGTTCCTTAATATTCATGGACAACGTGTTCTCGTCCAGTTCCGTAGCACTACCTTCTTCTGCTCTAATACAAGCCGCAAAATAACGCCAATGATCTATAGCTAATGGTATATCTGCATTCAACGTTTCACGAATTGGCTTACCATTATCACAGGTTTCTACCAATGCAAATTCTTCTAAATTCTCTTCTATAATGTCCGCGACTTTATTAAGAAGTGCTGCACGCTCAGCAGCAGACGTATTTCCCCAAGCATCTTTTGCAGCATTTGCCGCATCAAGCGCATTTTCAACATCTTCTTTTTGAGATCTTGGATATTTTGCAATTAGCGTTCCATCTATAGGAGATGTATTTTCAAAATAATCTCCACTAACAGGTGGCACAAATTTTCCATTTATAAAATTGGAATATTTTTCTTTAAATTTTGGCTTAGAATAGCTCATACCTTAATATGTTTTATTGTTAATTATTTATTTATATAGCCTAAAATATAACTATATTGTAATTTTGATAAAGTTATTTTATCAAATCCCAAACAAATAGAACATATTGCTTATATTATTGAACATATCTATTATTAACTATTTTTAAGACTATTTTTTCGTAATATTGAATATGAGCAGTTTATTAACGCAGCATAAAAGCCACAGAAAACTATCTACTTTAGTAGAAAATAGGACGACCTATAATGCTGAATATGCAGAACTCAATATTTATGAAACCCATGCTTTTGCAGAAAAAGTGTCATTGACGTTTGACTTTCCTATTATTGCCAGCATGCTTACCGGAAAAAAAGTAATGCACCTTGATGGTTTTGAAGCTTTTGATTTTTTTCCTGGGGAATCTGTTGTGATGCCAACGAATAAAGAAATGGTTATTGATTTTCCATTGGCCACAAAAGATAAGCCCACCCAATGTCTGGCTTTGGGAATTGATGCTTTTAAGATTGAAGAAGTTGTAGCGAAGTTTAACCATAATGTCGCCATAGAAAATGAAAACAACAATTGGGACTTAGACAAATCCACATCGCACCTTATAAACAATGTTGATGTTAATCATTTAATAGAACGATTGACATATACGTTTACGAACAGTAATAAATCTAAAGATGTGCTGCTGGATTTAATGATTCAGGAATTAATTGTACGACTACTTCAAACGAAAGCTAAATCCTTAATTATAAATGACAACAATACTTTTAATGATACCCGAATTGGAACGGTCATCAAATTTATTAAGGATAATTTAACCAATAAGGACATCTCAGTAGATCTATTAGCAAAGAAAGCCTACATGAGCACCTCTCATTTTCACAAACAATTTAAAAACACCTTGGGCATCTCTCCTATTGATTATATTAATTCTGAAAAAATCAAGTTTTCCAAAAAGCTTATTAAACAATACAGGAATTTACGAATGTCCGAAGTGGCCTATAAATCTGGATTCAACAACACAAGTTATTTTAACCGGCAATTCAAAAAAATGGAAATGATGACGCCTCAACAGTTCAAACTTTCCGTGAGTAAATAAGAAGCCTCGTAATTTTACCGAACATAATTACTTCTTACACTAATTATTTCACATATTAGCAACATTTAGATATATTGCCTGTCTTACACAAATCTAGATGACAAAATATTTACTCACAGCTATATTCACTATAGCATTTCTGACCACTTCTCTTGGTCAACGAAAAATAGAACCTGATGCTTACGATATTGCCAAAGCAAAACAACTAAAAAAAACATTTGACCATAAAGACGACGAGATTGCACTCGAAGAAAGTATAGACTATGTGACTTTCGATTTTGACAACCGCAACCAAAAAGTAACGGTCAGTCATGATTTAAAAGAGAAAATGATCAACATGATTTCTCGTGCAGATATCCAAAAGTATTCTTTTTATAATGACCAATCCACCATCGAAGAATTCGAAATCTTATACAAAAACAACAAAAATGCTAGTTTTCGTATTAAAGATGAGGCTTCTGTAAGTAGCGATTTATTTCATGTCGATTCAAGAGTGAAATTCACACACGTTGACTTCCCCTTACAAGGTTACCGTTACGGCACGCATATTTTAAAGTCCTACAAAGACATTAAATATTTTACAAAATTGTATTTCAATGATGACTATCCGATTGAAAAAAAGGTAATTTCTGTTGAAATTCCAGATTGGTTAAATCTCGAATTAAAAGAACTGAATTTTGAAGGTTATGACATTGAAAAAACGATACAACCAAACACAAGGAACAAATCTAAAATTCACATCTATACTTTGAAAAATGTGCCTGCAATGCGCCAGGTTTCCAATGCTCCTGGACCGACTTACGTTTATCCGCATTTATTGGTCTTGGCAAAATCATATACTATAAAAGACGAAACCACGCCTATTTTCGATTCTACCCAAGATCTCTACAATTGGTATATATCATTGGTAAATAGTTTGGAAAATGACAATACAGACCTAAAATCCAAAGTCGCAGAATTGACCAAAGATGCCAAAACGGACGAAGAAAAAATAAAGAACATCTATTATTGGGTTCAGGACAATATTAGATATATTGCTTTTGAAGATGGTATCGCCGGATTTAAACCAGACGAAGCCGCCAACGTTTTCAACAAAAGATATGGCGATTGCAAAGGTATGGCAAATCTCACCAAGCAAATGCTGATAGAAGCTGGCTTTGATGCGCGACTCACATGGATAGGCACCAAGCGTATCGCTTATGATTATTCCACACCAAATTTATCGGTTGACAATCATATGATTTGTTCGCTTTTTAAAGATGATGACATCATCTTTTTAGATGGTACAGAAAAGTTTAATGCCTTTGGAGAATATGCAGATCGCATACAAGGCAAGCAAGTTTTAATTGAGGATGACGATGCCTTTATTTTGAAACACGTGCCAACAAGCGATGCCGTATTTAATAAGGAATATCATAATTACCAACTGACTTTAGACGATGAAACCCTAACTGGTAAAGTTGAAAAAGAATTTAATGGCGAAAGCCGATCTAATCTTCTGTATTACATTGACCAATCGAAAACAGATAAAAAGGACGAGTTCTTGGAATCTTATTTAAGCAGAGCAGACAGCAACAGAAAGGTCAGTAACATTACAACGTCCGATTTGTCCAACAGAGAACTTAACGTCACTATTTCTCACGATCTTGAAGTAAAAAATGCCGTTTCAACATTTGATAATTCCATATACATTGATCTCGATTTAGATAAAGAATTCAACGGTTACGAATTAAAGGAACGTGATGTAGATTTTATATTCAGCTCAAAAAAATACTTGGAATCTACCACTGAATTACAAATACCAAATGGATATTCAGTTACACATGTTCCGAAAAACATTAAGGTTTCAAGTGATAATTATGATTTATCTGTGAGTTTCGAAACTGAAAATAACATCTTGACTTACAAAAAATTATTCGAGATTAAAAATGCAAAAATCGAAACTAATGATTTTGAAGAATGGAATACATTCATAAAAGATCTCAACACCATCTATCAAGAACAAATTATCCTGACAAAAGACTAACAACTAGCAATTAACACATGAAAACCAAAACACTAAACGCTTTACTATTATTTTTTACATTTACCATTTTTTCACAATCCAAAGAGGAATTAGCCGCAAGAGACTTTTTCTGGGGAGCCACTGATGCTTATAAAACGGTTACTGAAGTTCCAGAAAAATGGGCCAATGAATCTGCTGTCATATTATATAAAAACGAAAATTACGATTTCCACAAGTTTGGAAAAAATGTGACTTATACAAGTTCTATAAGACAACGTATAAAACTGTTGGATAAGGCTTCCGTAGAAGAATTTTCTGAATTTGTGTTTAAAAAGCGCTTCAGATCAGATAAAGGGCGTTACACCTATTTGCAAAAAGGAAATAATTACGTTGGTGTAAAAATCGTAAAACCAGACGGGAGCGAAGTAGAAATTGATGTAGAGGAAGAATCAGTTGAAGTCGATGGCGAAACTAAACTTGCGATTTCGAACTTAGAAATCGGAGACATTATAGATTATTATTTTTATCGTTTAGAGCCTTTTAAAACCACCTATGCTTTTGGGTTCGATCCTGTGGAAACGTACTTAGGTGAAGAATACCCTGTGGTAGATTTTAAATTGTTTTTTGAGACTGAAAATGATTTTTTTATCAATTTTAATTCATTTAACGGCGCACCTCAACTGACCGAAATTCCAACCGAAAAACGAAACATGAGACGTTATGAACTTATCGATTCAGATATAGAAAAGATTCAATCGACACGATGGTCTTACCCACTTCTAGAGTTACCGTCATATAAATTTCAAGTTTATTTTGCGAGATCTGGAAAGTTCGAAGATAGAGCGATGGCCTTTCTCCCAGAGAATGAAGAAAAAATCAAAACATCGGTTTCAAAAGAGGAAGTTTTAGAACTTTACGCTAAACGTTTTACACCTTTTGGTAACCTTGGAGATATTGAAAGATATTTCAAAAACAAAACCTTTAAGAATGATAGTGAAAAAGTAATAGAGGGCTATTACTTTATGAGGCATTATTACCTAACACGCTTCGTGGAAGCCATAATAGTAAAGGATGCAGAAATTTTATACAATCCATTTGAGTTTTATGGAATGCCTGTTTTTATTGAAAATCAAAAGCAATTTGTTCGACACTTTACAGCATTTTTATTCGAGCAAGATATAAAATACGAAATTATAGTCGCAAAAAAACGTTATGACGGTCCTATTGATGATTTATTGATTGAAAAAAACTTAAATGCCCTAGTTAAAGTAAAAACCAACCCTCCTATTTATGCTGACCACTTTAGCGTACATACTAATATTAACGAATTTTCGCCTTTAATTGAAGATACAGATGTTTATGAACTATATCCAACAAAAAAGAAAAATAAAATTGATGTCATAAAAAAAGGAAAATTACCTGTATCAACACATTTAGACAATGAAACAAAAAAGGATATTACGTTCAGTCTTAATGATGATTTTTCGGGTATTAACTTAAGCGCTGTAACCAATTATAAAGGGCATTCCAAAAAAGACGAACAATTAGATCGCTTAATGTTCATGGACTACGTAACGGAAGATTATGCAAAGTATGAAACCCAACCTTGGATTGAATTAGTTAAACGTAAAAAAAATAGGGAACGCTATAAAAAGGAACTCGCAGCTGTTGTTGAAAAAATTAAGGTCAAACAGAAGGAACGCTTTGAAAAAAGCGCAAAAGCTGAATTTCAAGTTGGCGATATTGAGGACTATACCTTTGAAATAAAAGATACAGGTCGTTACGCTTTCGATTCATATTTCACATTTACAGAAAGTTTTGAAGCCAAGAATTCATTGATAAAAAAAGCAGGTCCCAACTATATTATTGAAATAGGAAAATTAATTGGTGGGCAAATTGATATTGAAGAAAAAGAACATGAGCGTACTACAAACATAAATACAGCAAGCGCAAGAAGTTACAATTACAACATCACCTTTAATATTCCCGATGGCTATACAGTTGCTGGCTTGGATAAATTAAATAAATCTGTAGATAATGAAACTGGCGCTTTTATCAGCACAGCTGTACTTGAAGACAATCGACTGGTTGTAAATACTACAAAACAATATAAAAACAATTTTGAGCCAAAAAGTAATTGGAGTAAAATGATTGCGTTTTTAGATGAAGCGAATCAATTTACCAATGAGAAAATTTTGTTGAAGAAGAAATAAATCACGCTTCATATATTATGACCTCTTGTGATTCTTTGAAAAATCGCAAGAGGTTTTTTATTTATTTTTTACTAAGGTTCGATTAAATATTTTGTTTTTACTCAAAGTCTTGGTTCTATTGGGTCCTTAGTGTTTAGTTTTATTAATTACTATCATTCTATAATTCGACTCAGATTTATGTCCATTATCCTCAAAGATATATTTGAATCCTTTCTCCACAATGTGGTGGACTTTTTCTTCAAATCCAATGGTGTCTTTTAGAATTTGGACTTTTTTTCCTGTGTCCTGAATACAGAAAATGACTAAACATCCTTTTCTGATTTGGGATATTATTTTTTTGATAAATTCAGTTTCTTTTATTCGGTCATTCTTTTCGAAATGAAACATACTATCGAGTAACACATAATCATATTCTTTAAAATTTTCAAACTTGAATATATCGGCAATTACACCATTTAAGGCCAAATTTTCATCCCTCGCAATTTGGTTCATTTGTTCAATTCCAACTTTCGAGCTGTCAATTCCGGTTACGTCAAATCCAATTCGAGCTAATGGAATGGAATCCCGTCCCTGTCCGCAACCTAAATCCAAAACTTTTCCATTTTTTGGATATTTATTAAAAAATTCTATCAGTTTTGGGTATGGTTCTCCAAACAGGTTTTCGGTCCGATAATATTTGTCATAAATTAAAGTCATTTCGCTTTTTTACATCGAACTTATTTAGATAGCACCAACTCGTTCAAGATTTTTAATAGTTTCAATGATCAACAGCCTCACCAGCTCCACTAGGAATTCTAATTTTTTCCACCAACTCCTGAACATCTTGAGGAGGCGCTTTTGTAAATTTCATTATCGTTATTGAAACTATAAAATTGAATAGCATTGCTATAGTCCCAAAACCTTCGGGCGAAATCCCGAACCACCAATCGGCTTTTTCTCCACCTCCAAACCAGCCAAACTTAAATTTAGTCATATAAAACAACATGGCAGATATGCCGACAACCATCCCAGCTATGGCACCTTCTTTATTCATTTTTTTATAAAATATGCCTAAAATAATAGCCGGAAAGAATGATGCAGCAGCCAGACCGAAAGCTAAAGCTACAGTCGCTGCGACAAAACCTGGCGGATTAATACCAAAATAACCAGCGACACAAACGGCTATAACTGCTGATAAACGCGCCGCAATTAATTCGCCATTTTCTGAAATATTAGGATTTATCATTTTCTTGATTAAATCGTGAGAAACTGATGAGGAAATAACCAATAGCAGACCAGCTGCAGTAGATAGTGCTGCTGCTAATGCACCTGCAGCCACTAAAGCAATAACCCAATTTGGGAGATGGGCAATTTCTGGATTTGCCAATACCATAATGTCATTGTCTACCACCAATTCATTTTTAGATGTATTCGCTACATATTGAATGATGCCATCATTATTTTTATCTGTAAATGTTATTAATCCAGTAGTTTCCCATTTCTTAAACCATATTGGCATTTCTTCATACGGTTGATTTGATACAGTTTCAATCATATTTGTTCTAGCAAAAACAGAAACTGCTGGTGCTGTGGAATATAAAATTACAATAAGCAATAAAGCTAATCCTGCAGATTTCCTAGCATCCTTAACCCGTTTTACGGTAAAGAATCGTACGATGACATGCGGTAATCCTGCAGTTCCTACCATTAAAGCCAACGTGATAGCGAAAATATCCATCGTAGATTTTGAACCTTCTGTATATTCCGTAAAACCAAGATCAGTACTTAATCCATCGAGTTTATCCAATAAATAAGTTCCTGAGCCATCAGATAATGTGCTACCAAATCCCAATTGTGGAATCGGGTTACCTGTCATTTGAATGGATATAAAAATCGCTGGTACCATAAAAGCAAATATGAGTACACAATATTGCGCCACTTGCGTATATGTAATGCCTTTCATTCCACCCAAAACAGCATAAAACAACACGATAATCATTCCTATAATCACACCAGTATTAATATCAACTTCCAAAAAGCGTGAAAATACCAGTCCAACACCTCGCATTTGCCCTGCGACATAGGTAAACGATACAATGAGCGCACAAATTACGCCAACTAAACGTGCCGTATTCGAATAATACCGATCACCAATAAAATCGGGAACCGTAAACTTTCCAAATTTTCGCAAATAGGGCGCCAAGAGTAATGCCAAAAGCACATAGCCGCCTGTCCAACCCATTAAATATACGGCACCATCATAACCGGCAAAAGAAATAATTCCAGCCATAGAAATAAAAGAGGCAGCACTCATCCAATCTGCAGCAGTTGCCATTCCGTTTGCTAAAGGAGAAACACCTCCACCAGCGACATAAAATTCTTTGGTGGAACCAGCTCTAGACCAAATCGCAATACCTATATAAAGTGTAAATGTGATGCCGACTAAAATATAAGTCCAAGTTTGAACATCCATTTCGGCTATAAGTAATAATCTATTCATCATAGCCATATTTTTTGTCGAGATTATTCATCAACTTCACATACACAAAAATGAGGACAACAAATACATACATTGAACCTTGTTGCGCAAACCAAAATCCTAATTTAAAGCCTCCGATTTTAATGGAGTTTAATTCATCTTTAAACAAAATTCCAGCACCATATGAAACTGTGAACCAAATGAGCAGAAGAATTAAAACATACTTTATATTTTCGCGCCAATAGGCTTTAGGATTTGCTTTTGGTTTCATTATCACTTTGTTTTAGTCGTTTGGCATAACTTTTTAATTCTTCAATTACTTTTGGTGCTAAAAGAATGGTCGCAATCATTGTAGGAATAGCCATCAAGGCAAATACGCCATCTATGAGATTAATCATCATGCTTAAACTCGTAGTTGCTCCAATAAGAATGCTTACAATATAGAAATAATTATAATAGTGTTTTTTATCGTCACCAAAAAGAAAGGACATACACTTTGTACCATAATACGAATAAGAAAACAATGAGCTCAAACTAAAAACTGCAATACAAATTAGCAATAAATACTTGCCATAGTTTGGCATCACATCTGCGAAAGCCGAAGCCGTAAGGCTTACTCCATTATCTGAAGTGGTTTCCCAAACACCAGTAACCAAAATTGCCAGAGCTGTTAGCGTACAAACAATAAGGGTGTCGATGGCTGGCCCAAGCATAGCGACCAGACCTTCACGAATTGGTTCATCTGTTTTTGCTGCGCCATGTGCCATTGGCGCTGTACCAATTCCAGCTTCATTTGAGAACGCTCCACGCTTAATACCATGAAGAATCAATGCGCCCAAAACACCTCCTAAAAACGTATCGTCCTTAGGATAATAGTTAGCGGCAAAAGCATCCGAAAAAATCAGTTTAAGATAATAGACCAACATATCGCTATGTGCCACCAAGATAATAAT
Protein-coding sequences here:
- a CDS encoding class I SAM-dependent methyltransferase, whose protein sequence is MTLIYDKYYRTENLFGEPYPKLIEFFNKYPKNGKVLDLGCGQGRDSIPLARIGFDVTGIDSSKVGIEQMNQIARDENLALNGVIADIFKFENFKEYDYVLLDSMFHFEKNDRIKETEFIKKIISQIRKGCLVIFCIQDTGKKVQILKDTIGFEEKVHHIVEKGFKYIFEDNGHKSESNYRMIVINKTKH
- a CDS encoding aldehyde dehydrogenase family protein, with the translated sequence MSYSKPKFKEKYSNFINGKFVPPVSGDYFENTSPIDGTLIAKYPRSQKEDVENALDAANAAKDAWGNTSAAERAALLNKVADIIEENLEEFALVETCDNGKPIRETLNADIPLAIDHWRYFAACIRAEEGSATELDENTLSMNIKEPLGVIGQIIPWNFPLLMLSWKLPPALATGNCVVLKPAEQTPSSATLLMEKIAEVFPPGVLNIIHGFGPEAGKPLASSSKVDKVAFTGETTTGQLIMQYASKNLNPVTMELGGKSPNVFFNSVMDEDDAFLDKAIEGAVLFAFNQGEVCTCPSRILVQEDIYDKFMERVVARTKAIVQTSPYDSNCMVGAQASNDQYEKIQSYFKIGKDEGAKVLTGGEANKLDGDLANGYYIKPTILEGHNKMRVFQEEIFGPVVCVTKFKDEAEAIEIANDTMYGLGAGVWTRDAHQLYQIPRAIKAGRVWVNCYHAYPAHAPFGGYKKSGFGRENHLMMMSHYRQTKNMLISYDKNKLGFF
- a CDS encoding alanine/glycine:cation symporter family protein codes for the protein MEFLNQLLSDFSSLAWGLPLLILLIGGGLYLLIRSHFLPFRYLGHAVNVLRGKFDDPNDPGQISHFQALTTALSATVGMGNIAGVAVAISIGGPGAVFWMWISAVVGMSTKFFTSTLAIMFRGQDSAGEIQGGPMYFIIEGLGKSWEPLAVFFSLCGLIGALPVFNVNQLTQALNDILLIPNGVEVGLKSNLIIGFVLISITALVILGGIKRIGSVASRLVPSMVALYFVLVIIILVAHSDMLVYYLKLIFSDAFAANYYPKDDTFLGGVLGALILHGIKRGAFSNEAGIGTAPMAHGAAKTDEPIREGLVAMLGPAIDTLIVCTLTALAILVTGVWETTSDNGVSLTASAFADVMPNYGKYLLLICIAVFSLSSLFSYSYYGTKCMSFLFGDDKKHYYNYFYIVSILIGATTSLSMMINLIDGVFALMAIPTMIATILLAPKVIEELKSYAKRLKQSDNETKSKS
- a CDS encoding DUF779 domain-containing protein, encoding MKRVEITDRAAEIVKQLKAKHGDLIFHQSGGCCDGSSPMIFEKDDMYLDESDILLGAVEGVNFYMNQDQFEYWKHTHLTVDITEGRGASFSLEIPLGLRFLIHSRLLTEEEASFFNSK
- a CDS encoding sodium:solute symporter family protein, coding for MDVQTWTYILVGITFTLYIGIAIWSRAGSTKEFYVAGGGVSPLANGMATAADWMSAASFISMAGIISFAGYDGAVYLMGWTGGYVLLALLLAPYLRKFGKFTVPDFIGDRYYSNTARLVGVICALIVSFTYVAGQMRGVGLVFSRFLEVDINTGVIIGMIIVLFYAVLGGMKGITYTQVAQYCVLIFAFMVPAIFISIQMTGNPIPQLGFGSTLSDGSGTYLLDKLDGLSTDLGFTEYTEGSKSTMDIFAITLALMVGTAGLPHVIVRFFTVKRVKDARKSAGLALLLIVILYSTAPAVSVFARTNMIETVSNQPYEEMPIWFKKWETTGLITFTDKNNDGIIQYVANTSKNELVVDNDIMVLANPEIAHLPNWVIALVAAGALAAALSTAAGLLLVISSSVSHDLIKKMINPNISENGELIAARLSAVIAVCVAGYFGINPPGFVAATVALAFGLAAASFFPAIILGIFYKKMNKEGAIAGMVVGISAMLFYMTKFKFGWFGGGEKADWWFGISPEGFGTIAMLFNFIVSITIMKFTKAPPQDVQELVEKIRIPSGAGEAVDH
- a CDS encoding DUF4212 domain-containing protein, producing MKPKANPKAYWRENIKYVLILLLIWFTVSYGAGILFKDELNSIKIGGFKLGFWFAQQGSMYVFVVLIFVYVKLMNNLDKKYGYDE
- a CDS encoding AraC family transcriptional regulator — encoded protein: MSSLLTQHKSHRKLSTLVENRTTYNAEYAELNIYETHAFAEKVSLTFDFPIIASMLTGKKVMHLDGFEAFDFFPGESVVMPTNKEMVIDFPLATKDKPTQCLALGIDAFKIEEVVAKFNHNVAIENENNNWDLDKSTSHLINNVDVNHLIERLTYTFTNSNKSKDVLLDLMIQELIVRLLQTKAKSLIINDNNTFNDTRIGTVIKFIKDNLTNKDISVDLLAKKAYMSTSHFHKQFKNTLGISPIDYINSEKIKFSKKLIKQYRNLRMSEVAYKSGFNNTSYFNRQFKKMEMMTPQQFKLSVSK
- a CDS encoding transglutaminase-like domain-containing protein, with protein sequence MTKYLLTAIFTIAFLTTSLGQRKIEPDAYDIAKAKQLKKTFDHKDDEIALEESIDYVTFDFDNRNQKVTVSHDLKEKMINMISRADIQKYSFYNDQSTIEEFEILYKNNKNASFRIKDEASVSSDLFHVDSRVKFTHVDFPLQGYRYGTHILKSYKDIKYFTKLYFNDDYPIEKKVISVEIPDWLNLELKELNFEGYDIEKTIQPNTRNKSKIHIYTLKNVPAMRQVSNAPGPTYVYPHLLVLAKSYTIKDETTPIFDSTQDLYNWYISLVNSLENDNTDLKSKVAELTKDAKTDEEKIKNIYYWVQDNIRYIAFEDGIAGFKPDEAANVFNKRYGDCKGMANLTKQMLIEAGFDARLTWIGTKRIAYDYSTPNLSVDNHMICSLFKDDDIIFLDGTEKFNAFGEYADRIQGKQVLIEDDDAFILKHVPTSDAVFNKEYHNYQLTLDDETLTGKVEKEFNGESRSNLLYYIDQSKTDKKDEFLESYLSRADSNRKVSNITTSDLSNRELNVTISHDLEVKNAVSTFDNSIYIDLDLDKEFNGYELKERDVDFIFSSKKYLESTTELQIPNGYSVTHVPKNIKVSSDNYDLSVSFETENNILTYKKLFEIKNAKIETNDFEEWNTFIKDLNTIYQEQIILTKD